One Scylla paramamosain isolate STU-SP2022 chromosome 7, ASM3559412v1, whole genome shotgun sequence DNA window includes the following coding sequences:
- the LOC135101806 gene encoding uncharacterized protein LOC135101806, with protein MKHCCDRCTALIAPPRPTLPQPSLALMKKSKTKFKKEILRRCKLELSSRPQLTHAPVAHPRPPDAHPRSPSHTHASHSPTTPITAHPCHPPPTHAPHSSPMPPPPTHATHSSLTPSIAHPHTILSHALLYHSSSISVKPSTHQRFSRQPHHATLPTPHSPHHLRLCPTSAMHPRTPRHALRLTEACSPKP; from the coding sequence ATGAAACACTGCTGTGATCGCTGCACCGCCTTGATTGCCCCGCCTCGCCCGACTTTGCCTCAGCCATCGCTTgctttaatgaagaaaagcaaAACTAAATTCAAGAAAGAAATACTTCGTCGGTGCAAACTTGAACTATCAAGCCGCCCACAGCTCACCCATGCCCCCGTCGCCCACCCACGCCCCCCCGATGCTCACCCACGCTCCCCATCGCACACCCACGCCTCCCACAGCCCAACCACGCCCATCACAGCTCACCCATGCCACCCACCGCCCACCCACGCCCCTCACAGCTCACCCATGCCCCCACCGCCCACCCATGCGACCCACAGCTCACTCACACCATCCATAGCTCACCCACACACAATCCTGTCCCACGCCCTCCTGTACCACTCGTCTTCTATATCAGTTAAACCATCTACTCACCAACGGTTCTCACGTCAGCCACACCATGCAACACTACCCACACCACATTCACCACACCATCTGCGCCTCTGCCCCACATCTGCCATGCATCCACGCACGCCTCGCCATGCCTTGCGCCTGACTGAAGCGTGCAGCCCCAAGCCGTAA